The genomic segment TCCTTCTTTTTTATACCAGCGAGCCTTATTCCCTTATCACTATTAAAAAGCAGGTTAAAACAGTTGAGGATATGAAAGGCATGAAAATAAGAATGTCAGGCGGTCCTTCAACCGATATGGTCAAGGCTTTAGGCGGTGTTCCCATGTTAATCCCCATGCCTGACAATTATATCTCTCTTCAAAAAGGTGTTATTGACGGAATGGGAGCGCCCTGGGAAGCAATCCATGTATGGCGTTTTTACGAGGTAGTTGATTATTATACAGAAGTGCCTTTTCCTGCTGTTTATTTTTCCATTGCAATGAATAAAAATAAATGGAACAGCCTGCCTAAAGACATTCAGGATGCAATTATGAGCGTGGGCGGTGAATTTGGTTCAAAATTCTGGGGAAAGAATTTTTTTGATTTGATGAAAGCAGAAGGTGTAAAAAAGATAAAAGAACAGGGGCAGGGAGATCATATTTATGAACTGACACAGGAAGAAAGAGAAAAATGGATAGAAATCGGCGGCAGACCTGTATGGGAGCAGTGGGTAAAAACTATGGAAGCTCAGGGGCATAAGAATGCACGCCAGATTCTTGAAACAACAATAAAACTTGCCCAGGAATAAGCCGGGAGATAAAAAATTGAAGGCTGAAAAAAATATATTTGAAACATTTATAAAAAATATATCCAAATTTCTTATGGCAGTTGGAGCAGTATTTCTAATGCTGATGATGTTTCTTACTGCTTTAGACGTTGTTTTCAGATATATAATGAACAGCCCTATTGCAGGAGCGCTGGAAATAGTTGAATACATGATGGCAGTACTGATTCCTTTCAGCATTGCATATTGTGCATTCCAGCGCTCCCATGTGGCAGTTGATCTTATATTTGAAAATTTTCCAAGAATAATCCAGAAAGGTGCAGAAATTATAACAATATTTTTGTCTTTTTTATTTATTTCAGCTATTACCTGGGAAAATATACTATATATCGGGGAAGTATATAGCTCAAAAATGACATCTGCTGTCCTGCTTATTCCCAGCTACCCTTTTGTAATTCCTACAGCACTGGGCTGTCTTGTATTCAGCTTAATACTTCTGCTTCATCTATACCAGGCATTCAGGGAGGCAGAATAATAATGAGCGCAAACATGGCAGGTCTTATTGGAATTATGATTCTCCTGGTATTTATCCTGGCAAGGATGAATATTGGTATAAGCATGGGGCTTGTAGGTTTTTTAGGATTTGCATATGTGGCTGGTTTTACCCCTGCCCTTGGAGTGCTGAAAACAGTACCTTATACAACCTTTTCAGAACACGGTCTCAGCGTTATCCCTCTTTTTCTTCTTATGGGGGCTTTTGCCTTTCACTCAGGAATGAGCGAGGATCTTTTTGATGCTGTTTATAAATGGCTTGGGCATTTCAGGGGCGGGGTTGCTATGGCTACAATTGTAGCCTGTGCATGTTTTGCTGCCATAAGCGGTTCAAGTCTTGCCACAGCAGCAACCCTGGGAGCTATCGCTCTTCCTGAAATGAAAAAATACAAATATGATGACGGGCTGGCAACAGGTGCTGTTGCAGCAGGAGGAAGCGTAGGCATTCTTATCCCGCCCAGTGTTATTCTCATTATCTATGGTATAATTACAGAACAGTCCATAGGAAAACTTTTTCTTGCAGGCTTTATCCCTGGTATTATGGAAGCTGTGTTCTATATATTTACAATAGGTTATCTTACATATTTCAAGCCCGAACACGGACCCAGGGGGCCGAAAACAACATTTAAGGAAAAACTCAAATCCTTAAAAAAAGCCTGGGAGGTATTTTTCCTGTTTTTTTTAGTAATCGGAGGTATTTACAAAGGAATCTTCACTCCCACCGAAGCTGCAGGCGTGGGAGCATTTGGAACATTTTTCTTTTCCCTTGTTAAAGGAAAGATGACATGGAAAAATCTAAAAGAAAGTCTTTCAAGCACAGTTGAAACAACTGGTATGCTCTTTCTTGTCATACTTGGGGCAATGATTTTCGGCTATTTCCTTTCAGTAACACGGCTTCCCATGGAATTTGCGTCAACAGTTGCCGGCCTTCCTGTAAACAGGTATGTAGTATTGGGGTTTATCCTGCTCATAGTGCTGTTTTTAGGATGCGTCATGGATTCCATGGCTATTGTACTTCTTACAATACCTGTTTTTTATCCATTAATACTAAAATTAAATTTTGATCCCATCTGGTTTGGAATCCTTGTTGTCAGGGTAACGGAAATGGGACTGATAACACCTCCGGTAGGCTTGAATGTATTTATAATAAAAGGTATCTCAGGTGTTCCAATTGGAACAATATTCAGGGGAGTAATTCCGCATCTTATAGCAGATTTTATCCAGGTACTTGTATTGATTATGTTTCCTCAAATTGTCCTCTGGCTTCCCAGTCTTATGGATTGATTTTTTAACATTCCGCATATTAAAATTTACTTGACAAATTATCAGTGTTCTTTTAACACAATCAGAATGTTGCATTTATAAAAATCAGATTCAAATATATGCAACACTTTTCAAATATTAAAATATCAGGCATTAAAAATAAGAGTTTCTGCCAAAACAATTGTGCAGACATATCTTTCACCAAATAACCTTCAGGAGGATTAAGATGACTGAACAGGTTTTTACCAATTGCACCAATGCCGGTCCTGTTTCCGTTTATGTAAAGGATGGAAAGGTAACCAGGATAAGGCCTCTGGTTGCTGATGAAAAGGATTTCAAACCTTGGACCATCGAAGCAGGCGGCAGGAAATACAGCCCGCCTAAAAAATTTGCAATAGCTCCTTATGTTCATGCTGAACGGCGGAGACTTTATTCTGATGAACGGATAAAATATCCCATGAAAAGGGTTGATTTTGATCCAGACGGGGAACGCAATCCTCAGAACAGGGGGAAATCTCCATATGTCCGCATATCCTGGGATGAAGCCCTGGATATTGTTTCAAAAGAAATGAAAAGGGTAAAAGATACTTACGGCGGTTCAGCCATCAGCGGCATGACATCATCTCACCATAACTGGGGTATTGTCGGCTATAAAATGGGACCATTTGCACGTTTTATGAACATGTTTGAATTTACACCTGTTTTTGACAATCCTGACAGCTGGGAAGGCTGGCACTGGGGAGCCACCCATACATATGGTTTTTTCTGGCGGCTGGGAATGCCGGAACAATATGATCTTTTGGAAGACTCGCTTAAAAATGCAGAAATGATAGTATTCTGGTCAAATGATCCTGATTCTACAAGGGGAACATATACAGGACAGGATTCAGCACTCTGGCGCCAGTGGCTCAGGGAAAAAGGAATTAAGACCGTATTTATTGATCCTTTTCATAATTATACAGCGGGTCTTATGGAAGGAAAATGGCTTGCTCCAAGAATTGGTACGGATACTGCCCTGGCAATGGCAATTGCCCATGTATGGATTACAGAAAACACCTATGACAAGGAATATGTTCAAAACCGTACTATAGGGTTTGATGAATTTAAAAAATATATACTGGGGCAGGAAGACGGCCAGCCTAAAACCCCGGAATGGGCAGAACAGGAAAGCGGGATAAAAGCCCGCGTCATTCGTTCCCTTGCCAGGGAATGGGCTTCAAAACGCACTGTACTCTCAGGCGGGTCAAGAGGAGGGGAAGGCGGAGCCTGCCGCCAGGCCTATGCAACCGAATGGGCGCGAATGATGGTTCTGCTCCAGGCAATGCAGGGACTTGGTAAGCCAGGTGTAACCATATGGGGAACAACAATGGGTGCCCCTTCTGATACTGAATGCTGGTTCCCTGCATATGCTGATCTTCAGGGCCGCGTGGCTACCACCAAAGCTGCAAAACACCTGCCGGTCAATACTACAAAACAAAGACTGTGGCGGCTTACCCTGCCTGATGCTGTTTTAAATCCGCCAGTAAGCTGGTATGGAGAAGGATTCTGCGGCCAGTCCCTTGAGCAGCAGTTCAAGCATTTTGAATATCCCATGAAAGGTTATTCAGAGATAAAAATGTTTTACCGTTACGGCGGTTCTTTTATGGGAACCATGAGCGATACTACAAAATGGGTAAGAATGTATCAAAGCCCCAAACTTGAGTTTGTTGTAAACCAGGATGTCTGGTACAACAGCGAAACAAAAATGGCTGACATTATTTTACCTGCATGTACCAATTTTGAAAGAGACGATGTTGGCGAATGGGGAGCCTGCGGCGGTTATACTGTTCATGCAAGCAGCGGGTGCAATTACAGGATTGTTGTTCGCCAGCAGAAATGTCTTGAACCCATGTGGGAATCCAAATCAGATTATGAAATCTTTACCCTTATTGCAGACCGCCTGGGCATGAAAGAAACCTTTACCGATGGAAAGACAGAACTGGAATGGGTAAAAACATTTTTTGACATATCAGACCTTCCTAAATATACAAGCTGGGAGGAATTTAACAAAAAAGGTTACTGCATAATCAATATTAAAGATGATTACAAATCCACTCCTTCCCTGCGCTGGTTTTATGAAGGCAGGGAATGCGATACCCCTGATATGAACAACCCAAAGCGCAAAACTGAAAAGGCAAAAGAGCTTGGTACATACAGTGGAAAGATTGAATTTGTTTCAGAAAGTCTTAAAGCCCATTTTCCTGATGACCAGGAACGCCCTTTATCTCCGCATTATATTCCAAGCTGGGAAGGACATCACAGCGAAATGTACAAGGAATATCCCTTGCAGCTTCTTTCTCCCCATCCCAGGTTCTCTTTCCATTGTCATTATGACAAGCATACTGACTGGCTTAATGACATTCCAGTACACCGCATAAAAAAAGACGGATATGCCTGGTGGCCTGCCCGCATTCATCCAGATGATGCAGCAGTAAGGGGAATCCGCAATAATGATATTGTGCGCCTGTACAATCACCGTGCATCGGTTCTCTGTATTGCAGTTGTTACAGAAAGGGTTCGTCCCGGGGTTATTCACAGTTATGCTTCCTCGGCAAAATATGACCCCTTGAATCCAGGAAGAGACGATTCCATAGATAAGGGAGGATGCGTTAACATGCTGACACCTTCGCGCATGGTTTCCCAGAATGCACCGGGAATGACTCCAAACTCTTGTCTTATAGAAATTGAAAAATGGGAGGGCTGATTAAAATGGCACGATTGAGTATATTAATAGATGTAAATAAATGTAACGGCTGTTATAACTGCTTTCTCTCATGCAGGGATGAGTATTATGATAATGAATATCCAGGATATTCAGCAGCCCAGCCCTTAAACGGACAATTCTGGATGCAGATTAAGGAAATAGAGCGGGGTGTTTATCCCAGGCCAAAGCTTTCCTATATTCCTATGCCCTGTCTTCACTGCAAAGATGCACCATGTATTGATGCTTCCAAAAACGGGGCGGTTTACCGCCGTGATGACGGTATTGTAATGATAGACCCAAAAAAGGCTGAAGGCCAGCAGGATATTGTCAATGCCTGTCCCTACCGTGCAATATTCTGGAATGAAGAAAAACAGGCTGCCCAGAAATGCACCATGTGCGCACACCGCATTGATGAAGGGGCAAAAGAGCCGCGATGTGTGGAATCATGTCCCACAGGCGCTCTTGTATTCGGCGATCTTGATGATCCTGACAGCGAAATCTCAAAACTTTCAAAAACCCTTAAAACCGAGGTCTTTCATCCTGAATTTAAAACATCGCCTTCTGTAATGTATTCAGGTATTCCAAAGAAATTCATTGCCGGTGAAATTGTATTAAAAGACAGGCAGGATGAATGCGCTAAAGGTGTAAAAGTAAAGCTGGAAGGGGAGGGGGTTAAGCTGGAAACCAGGACAGATAATTTCGGGGATTTTGAATTTGAAGGTCTTGAAAAGAATAAAAAATATAAAATCACCGTTGAACAGTCAGGTTATAATGTCTGGCAGTATGATCTTAAAATGCTGACAGATATTAATCTTGGAGAGATCGTACTGGAACCCAGATAAAAAATATGTTTCAAATTGTAGAGACAAGGCATGCCTTGTCTCTACATGGAATCTAATTAAAAAATACAGGGGAAATACACAAATGATAAGCGTAAAAGACGCAAAAGGCACACCCTATGATGCTGCTAAACATTTCGAGGTTTTCGGTCTCCAGAAGATAACCGAAGCCCAGTCAAAAAGGATTACAGTCTGCTACTCCTATTTCCAGCCCAACGGCGGCGCGGAAATGTCTTCATCTCCAAAGGAGCGGGTTTATTATGTGGTAAAAGGCTCTATCACAGTCAATGGAAAGGGAGATGAAACCCATGTTCTTAATCCAGGGGATCTCATATATATTGCTCCAGGGGAAGAGCGGGATATGATAATAAATGACGGAAAACCTGCTGAGGTTCTGGTTTTTATTGTTACACCATAACAAAAGGGGATATGCAAGCCATGAAAGATATTTTTAAATTAGACGGAAAGATTGCCATTGTTACAGGCGGAGCAGGCGGAATCGGTGAAGCCCTTGCCCTGGGACTGGGAATCCACGGGGCCGCGGTTGTTGTTTCCAGCAGAAACCAGGAAGCCATTGAAAAAGTCGCCCAGAAAATTACCCGGGAATCAGGCAATAACGCCATTGCAATTGCAGCAGACGTTACTGATGAAGCCAGTATGCAGAACCTGGTTGACGAGGTTCTTAAAAAATACGGAAAGATCGACATACTTGTTAATGCAATGGGCATGAATATAAAGCGGGATGCTTTTGAATATCCAATGGAAGACTGGGACAAGATTTTTAACGTAAATGTCAAGGGAACCATGATCGCCTGCAAGACAGTAGGCAGAGTTATGAAAAACCAGGGTAAAGGCGCTATTGTGAACCTGTCATCGGTTCGCGGCATACGCGGATATACAGGCGGCAATACCGGCTATTGCGCAACAAAAGGTGCTGTAGAGCTTATTACCAAAGCCCTGGCTCTTGAATGGGCTCCCAGCGGCATACGTGTAAATGCTTTAGGCCCTGCACTGGTAATTACACCGGGAACCCGTCATATTGCTGACAACCCGGAGCTGGCAAAAAAATATGCTTCTGCTGTGCCAATGGGCAGGATCGGCCTTCCTGAAGATATGGTAGGCGCGGTTATTTACCTGGCTTCTGATGCAGCCGGATTTGTAAGCGGTCAGACCATATATGTTGACGGCGGGCTGACAGCAGCTTAATTACTAACTTTCTCAAATAAAGAGGTTATTATGACAATGGTTACTGACCCTTATTCAGGTCTGCAATTAATAGAGCTTAGTCATGAGTGGGGACATGGAGTGCCGTCCATGCCCGGGCAGGATGACGTGGTTATGTTCCGGGCTGTTAAATTTGCACAGCACGGCGTTATGGCGCACCGCATAAAAACTGTTATGCACACAGGAACCCATATGAATGCGCCCCTGCATTTAATCCAGCGGGGAGCAGATCTGGCAGCCATCCCGGTTGACCGTTTTTTCGGAAACGGCGCTGTTTTAAATATCCCAAAAAAAAGTTATGAAGTAATAACTGCAAAAGACCTGGAATCAGCCTCACCCGGTGTTCAGCAGGGCGATATTGTTGTTATTGTTACAGGATGGCATCATAAATATTCTGATGCAATAGAATATTTCGGCGAATCTCCCGGGTTATCAAAAGATGCTGCACAATGGCTGGTAAAAAAAGACTGCAGGCTTGTCTGCGTTGACACTCCCCAGATAGATCATCCCCTTGCAACATCACTGGGACCCCATCGGGGAGGCCCCCAGATGAAACGCCTTGCACAAGATTATCAAAAAGCAACAGGACTTGATCCCAAAAAAGAACATCCTGAATGGAACGCAGCCCACAAAACCCTTTTAGGCGCTGGTATTCCCACAATTGAGCAGGTTGGAGGCGATGTGGATGTTCTTGCAGGCAAAAGAGCAACCTTTGCTGCAACACCCTGGAAATTCGGATATGGAGATGCATGCCCGGTCAGATTTGTCGGCATGATAGATCCCGCGGGAAAATGCCGGATTGATGCGGGTAATTAATTCAACTTTAAGGCAAAAAAAGGAATGAATAAATGAGCCTGAAAATATATAATTTAAGCCAGCCATTTCACCATCATATGCCTGAATGGCCTTCAACCCCCAGCGTTAATGTAACAGTTAATAAATTTCATGCAAAAGACGGGGTTTACCAGGTACAGTGGGAAGGCATCATGCACAGGGGAACCCATATGGATGCTCCCCTGCATGTAACTGAAAATACACCAGACATTAACGGCTATCCCTTGTGGCGTTTATGCGGAACCGGTGTTGCCGTGTCCATTCCCAAGGGCAAATGGGGAGTAATAACAGCACAAGACCTTGAAAATGCGGCTCCCAAAATCCAGGAAGGCGATATTGTCATGATTAACACTGGATTTCATCATAAATGGGGAGACACTGACGAATATTTTGCCTATGGATGCGGAATTTATAAAGACGGGGCACAATGGCTTGTTGATAAAAAGGTAAAACTGGTAGGATATGGATGCCAGGCAAACGATCATCCTATTGCAACCAAGCTTGTGGATCACGGCCTCGGACCCTCCCAGCCCCATTTGATTGAAGAATATAAAAAAGAAACAGGACGCGATCCAAAAGACGATTTTCCCTACTGGGAAGCCGGGCATAAAACCCTTATGGTTAAAGGCGGTATTCCAGGTATTGAAAACATTGGAGGCGATCTTGACGAAGTAACAGGCAAACGGTGCTTTTTCATGGCTTTCCCCTGGCGCTGGCCCGGTGGAGACGGGTGCGGTGTCCGTGTTCTTGCAGTTATTGATCCTGACCAGAAATTTCGTTTTGAAACAGGAAAATAAAGTAGAGACAAGACATGCCTTGTCTCTAAGGTTTTAGAAAAAATACGTTTATGTTATAGGAGAATCCATGATAGTAGATGAAATCCTGGTCAGAGCCAGGAAAGAAAAACGCACTGTCCTGACTGAGATCGAAGCCAAGCAGATACTCAGGGAAGCAGGCATAAAATGCACAGACACCCAGCTTGCAGAAACAAAAGAACAGGCTGTGGCTCTCAGCGAAAAAATGGGCTGGCCTGTTGTTCTTAAAATATCCTCTGTTGACATTACCCATAAAAGCGATGCAGGCGGAGTCAAGGTAAATCTGAAAAACAAAGCTGAAGTTGAGCAGGCTTTTGACAATATTATGACCTCATGCAGGGCTGCATGTCCTGATGCCGGTATCGAAGGAGTTGCAGTTCAGGCAATGGCAAAACCAGGCACTGAAGTAATTATAGGAATGACCAAAGACCCCTCATTTGGACCGGTTCTTATGTTTGGTCTGGGCGGGATATTTGTTGAATTGTTAAAAGATGTTGCTTTTAGAATTGTACCCCTTGAAAAAAAAGATGCATCTGAAATGATTAATGAGATCAAAGGGAAAAAATTACTGGAAGGATACCGGGGGCAGGATCCCGCTGACATCCCCTTTCTTGAGAACATGCTTTTAAAGCTTTCAGAACTTGTTGATAAAACAGGAGATATTGCAGAAATTGATATGAATCCTGTTTTTGCATATAAACAAGGTGCTGTTGTTGTTGATGCACGAATTATTTTAGAAGCAGATTAAATATTTGATCAAATTAAAACATAAGGACAATTCAGCCATGATGGATTTATTTTTTAAACCGAAATCGGTTGCTGTTATAGGAGCCAGCGGAACCCCCGGAAAGCTGGGCTACGTTATTGTTAAAAATATCGCTGACAGCGATTTTGCAGGAGAACTTTATCCGGTAAATCCAAAATCAGATGAGATATTAGGATATAAGGTATATCGCAGCTTAAAAGAAATACCTGGAGATATTGACCTGGTTGTAACAGCTCTTCCAACACCCAAAATTACTGTTGCAACAATGGAAGAATGTGCCGGCAAAGGGGTTAAAGCAGTAATTATTGAGTCAGCAGGATTTGCTGAAATGGGCGGGGAAGGCAAGGTTTTTCAGCAGCAAATAGTTGATATTGCAAAGAAAAACAATATCAGGGTAATGGGTCCCAACTGCTCCGGCATTGTTTCACGGGATATTGTAACATCTATTTATCCAATGACCAAAAAAGTCCCAAAAGGCAACGTGGTGCTGATAGGACAATCAGGTCTTTTAGCAGCCGGTATGGCTTCGGATATTGTTGAAAATGAAAGCCTGAATATCAGTAAAGTATGTTCAATTGGAAACAAATGCGATGTTAATGAAAACGATCTCCTGGAATACTTTGGAAATGACGATGAGGTTGATGTAATTTCAATGTATCTTGAAACTGTCAGCGATGGAAGAAAACTGACTGCTATTGCCAAAAAGATTGCAGCTAAAAAACCTGTTATCTTTCTCAGCGGGGGACGCACAGAAGCAGGTGCAAAAGCTGCCATGAGTCATACAGGCAGTATTGCCAGCAATTCCAGGATTGTTGAAACAGCCATCAGGCAGACCGGTATGATTACGGCTGATGATTTTACAGAATTAAAAGATTTTGCCAAAGTTTTTTCCACCCAGCCCCTTCCCAAAGGCAACCGGGTTGCAGTAATCACCCTGGCAGGAAGCGTTGGGGTTAATGTTTCTGATCTGTGTGCAAATTTTGGACTGGAACTGCCCAAACTGACCCCGGGAACAACTGAAAAACTCAAGGACATGTTTGACACCCCTGTATCAAATCCAGTTGACCTGTATTTCTCTGTAACCAAAATAGGTTTTACAAAAACCCTGGAAACAACTTTCCCTGATGCATTCAGGGATCCGAATATAGACGCTGCCGTATTAATCCTGGCAGGTTTTGAATATACCCAGGAAGCTGTTCAGAAAAAAATTATCCAGAAAATCGTCCAGGAGGTTGGTAAACCAGTGGTGGTCTGCATGATTGTTGGATACAACAAATATAAAAACGTTATCATGGACGAAATGGGAAAAGAACTGCCCGTATTTCCATCCTTGATCTCAGGGGTAAAAGCTTTAAGTAAATTGTGCGAATACGGTATCCGCAAACAAAAATTATCAGCCTGAAGGGGGAAGTATATGGCTTACGAAAACATAATCCTGGAAAAAGAAAACAATATTGCAGTCATTACCTTCAACCGTCCCGAGGCCATGAATGCCTTGAATAATCAGACAAGAGCCGAATTTGCCCAGGCAGTTGCAGATGTTGCAGCAGATGATGAAATTAAGGTTCTCATTCTCACAGGCTCAGGCAAGGCTTTTGTTGCAGGTTCTGATATTAAGGAATTTAATAAAACCACTCCACTGGCAGCCCATAATATTACGCGGCTGGGTGCAATGGTTGAAAAACTGGAAAAACCGGTTATAGCAGCAGTAAACGGCTTCTGCCTTGGCGGCGGATGTGAAATTGCAATGGGATGCGATATTATCATAGCATCTGAAAAGGCAAAATTCGGCCAGCCTGAAATCAACCTGGGCATAATTCCAGGGGGGGGCGGAACCCAGAGGCTGCAAAGGCTGGTTGGAGCCTGCCGTGCCAAGGAACTTATCTTTACTGGTGATATTATAAGGGCAGAAGAAGCAGACAGGATCGGCCTGGTAAACAGGGTAGTCCCAATGGATGAACTCATGCCTGCTGCAAAAGAGATCGCCGGGAAGATAGCATCAAAAAGCCAGGCAGCGCTAAAGCTTGCAAAACAGGCCATAAACAAGGGAATGCAGACAAGCCTGGAAGACGGTCTTGATTATGAAAGAGAGATGTACAGCCTGTCTTTGACCCTGGAGGATAAAGCAGAAGGTGTGGCCGCATTTCTTGAAAAAAGAAAACCCGAATTTAAGGGAAGATAAAAATACTGGTTTTATTATCCAGGATATATATATATCATCAATTAGTGAGGAATAAAAATAATGGAAAACATGGCAAACAAGGTAGCTAGAATACCGAATTTAGTGGACTGGTCAACTGGCGAAGTCAGATTAATGAGTGCAAAATGCGGTTCCTGCGGAACCTGCTTTTTTCCAAAGGAACATTATCAACATCGTCCAGGCTGCTCAAGGGAAGGGGTGGAAGATATCCTGCTCCCCAGCAAAGGCAGGCTGGCAAGTTATACCATTCAGTATTATCCCTGCCCCCCGCCCTTTAAAACAGAGAAAAAAATTACCCCGTACGGCATTGGTCTTGTTGAATTTAAAGATCAAAATATCCAGGTTGCCGGCATTATAACAGATACGGATCTTAAATCCCTTAAACTGGGGATGGAAATGGAAACAACCACTCTGACCATGTTCAGCAATGAGGAAAAACAGGAAGTGGTTACCTGGGCGTTTCGGGCTGTTAAATAACCGATTTTAATTTAAGCATAAGAAGGGATAATTACAATGAGAGATGTATATATTATTGGAACCGGGATTCACCC from the Desulfonema limicola genome contains:
- a CDS encoding Zn-ribbon domain-containing OB-fold protein; this translates as MENMANKVARIPNLVDWSTGEVRLMSAKCGSCGTCFFPKEHYQHRPGCSREGVEDILLPSKGRLASYTIQYYPCPPPFKTEKKITPYGIGLVEFKDQNIQVAGIITDTDLKSLKLGMEMETTTLTMFSNEEKQEVVTWAFRAVK
- a CDS encoding enoyl-CoA hydratase/isomerase family protein, whose translation is MAYENIILEKENNIAVITFNRPEAMNALNNQTRAEFAQAVADVAADDEIKVLILTGSGKAFVAGSDIKEFNKTTPLAAHNITRLGAMVEKLEKPVIAAVNGFCLGGGCEIAMGCDIIIASEKAKFGQPEINLGIIPGGGGTQRLQRLVGACRAKELIFTGDIIRAEEADRIGLVNRVVPMDELMPAAKEIAGKIASKSQAALKLAKQAINKGMQTSLEDGLDYEREMYSLSLTLEDKAEGVAAFLEKRKPEFKGR
- a CDS encoding acetate--CoA ligase family protein: MIVDEILVRARKEKRTVLTEIEAKQILREAGIKCTDTQLAETKEQAVALSEKMGWPVVLKISSVDITHKSDAGGVKVNLKNKAEVEQAFDNIMTSCRAACPDAGIEGVAVQAMAKPGTEVIIGMTKDPSFGPVLMFGLGGIFVELLKDVAFRIVPLEKKDASEMINEIKGKKLLEGYRGQDPADIPFLENMLLKLSELVDKTGDIAEIDMNPVFAYKQGAVVVDARIILEAD
- a CDS encoding acetate--CoA ligase family protein, whose product is MIKLKHKDNSAMMDLFFKPKSVAVIGASGTPGKLGYVIVKNIADSDFAGELYPVNPKSDEILGYKVYRSLKEIPGDIDLVVTALPTPKITVATMEECAGKGVKAVIIESAGFAEMGGEGKVFQQQIVDIAKKNNIRVMGPNCSGIVSRDIVTSIYPMTKKVPKGNVVLIGQSGLLAAGMASDIVENESLNISKVCSIGNKCDVNENDLLEYFGNDDEVDVISMYLETVSDGRKLTAIAKKIAAKKPVIFLSGGRTEAGAKAAMSHTGSIASNSRIVETAIRQTGMITADDFTELKDFAKVFSTQPLPKGNRVAVITLAGSVGVNVSDLCANFGLELPKLTPGTTEKLKDMFDTPVSNPVDLYFSVTKIGFTKTLETTFPDAFRDPNIDAAVLILAGFEYTQEAVQKKIIQKIVQEVGKPVVVCMIVGYNKYKNVIMDEMGKELPVFPSLISGVKALSKLCEYGIRKQKLSA